In Thalassococcus sp. S3, the sequence GGAACTTGCTCTCGTGCCACAGGACCCGGTCATCTTCGCCGCCTCTGCGCGTGACAACATCCGGTTCGGCCGGCCCGATGCCACCGCTGCCGAGGTCGAGGCTGCGGCCCGTGCGGCGGCGGCGCATGACTTCATCGCGGCCCTGCCGGACGGGTATGACAGCTATGTCGGCGAGCGTGGTGTGATGCTCTCTGGCGGGCAAAAGCAGCGCATCGCCATCGCCCGGGCGATCCTGCGCGACGCGCCCGTGCTTTTGCTCGACGAAGCCACCAGCGCGCTGGATGCCGAAAGCGAGCGGGCGGTTCAGCAGGCGGTTGATGAGTTGAGCGCCGGTCGCACCACGCTGATCGTCGCGCACAGGCTGGCGACGGTGAAAAAGGCCGACCGTATCGTCGTGCTGGATCAGGGACGTATCGTTGCCACGGGCCCCCATGACCAACTGGTTGCGGAAGGTGGCCTTTATGCCCGGCTCGCCCGGTTGCAATTCACCGATGGCAGTGCGGCGGCCTGACAGGCTCAGTCTTTGCCTGCACCGCTCTCGATCAGCGCCGTCATCATTTCGCGAGCCAGGGCATCCATGCGCGTGGCCTGATAGACGTTGGTGGTTAGCGCAAGGGTCAGGTCATGAACAGGCGACAGGATCAGCAGCGCGTACCACATCGTGTTCGATCCGTTGTGCCAGACCGTAGGTCCGATCGTTTCATTGCCGGATTGGATGACCCACCCCAGCCCGTAGCTTTCCAGGATCTCGGCCTGCATGATCCGGGCGCTTTCCGGGCTGATAAAGCCTTCGATCTCTTGGCCACTCGCAGCCCTCAGATGCATCTGACCCCAACTTAGCAGATCGGGCAGTGCTGAATGCAGGGTGCCCGCCGGACCCAGCCAGGGCGGATTGTCGGTCACGCCGTCTCCCATCGGGTCGACGGCGCGTTTGAAGCCGAGAATGGAGCTGTGGCCCCAGGGATCTCCTGCGCCTGTCGGCGCCCCGAAGCCAAGCGAAGTCAAGCCGAGCGGTTCGGCTATCTCGCTCTTTACCAAGGCGCTCCAGGCCTGGCCCGTGACCTCCTCTGTCGCAAGTCCGGCAAGCATGTAGCCGAGGTTGGAATAGGTGAATGTACCCGGCTTGCCCCGCATCGGTTGGGTCCAGAAACTGGCCAGCACCTCCCGGCGATCCCGTGTCAGATCCCCGCTGCTTTTTGCCAGCAACTGGCGTCTGCTTGGGTTGGCCTGAATCCCGGCGCTGTGGCTCAACAAGTGGCGCAAGGTGCAGTCCCGCCAATCCGCGTGCATCTGGCCGGCGTCTTGTGTCAGCACCTCCTCAATGGGCGTATCGAGGTCGAGAAGACCGCGCTCCACCAGCTTCATGACCAATGTCGCGGTGACCGATTTCGTGATCGACCCGATATGCCAGTGCGCATCCGTCGCCACGCGCGCATCGCCGCCCTTGCGTCTTGGCCCTTTCGCCAGCACGGTCATGTGTCCCGATGCATCGGCAAACGCACAACCCAAAGCAAAATGCGGATGTGCTTCAGCCGCCTGATGAAACAAGGTCTCAACAGCCTGAGGTGATGGCGCGGTCATCGGTCCGTCTCCGGTTTGCGGATACATTGATGCGGGAGGTGGTGGCGTTTGCTGATGCAGTCAAGCGGACGAACGGAAAGGGGGCACCTGCAGCCCGCCCGCTTTTTCCGGAAAACATCGTTCGCATGCGCAATGCGCTCAAATGGGTCTCAAGCGGCCTCTTCGGTCACAAAATGAAACCCCGGGACTGCGTGATTGGCGCAGCGTCACCTGACAAGTGACCCAGCGTGCCAAATCCAGCCACCTTGCGCGTCTTGCGGTTTGGCGGCACCATATTACCTGCAGAATGTCAGCCCGAATGGGTGATCAGGGGAGGAGAAGCCGATGGCCTTTGAAGGTCTTACCGACAAGTATTCCATGGAACAGGAAATGCCATGGGAGCAGCGGGACGTGCCCGCCACGCTTTACCAGATGCTGTCCAACACAGCCGCCCGGTTTCCCGGTCATAACGCGATCAGCTATCAGATCTTCTCCGGTCCCGACGACAAGGCGGAAACGCTCAACTGGTCTCAACTGAAAGATCAGGTCACCCAGGCGGCCAACATGTTCCGGTCTCTCGGTATCGGTGAGAATGATGTCGTGGCCTATGTGCTGCCCAACTGCACCGAGACGGTGTTGACCCTGCTTGGCGGCGCCACCGCCGGTATTGTCAACCCGATCAACCCGCTTCTCGAGCCCGAACAGATCGGCGCCATCCTGCGGGAGACCAACGCCAAGATCGTCGTGACCCTGAAGGCCTTTCCGAAAACCGACGTGGCCGAAAAGACCGCGGAAGCCGTTCGGCATGCGCCCAATGTGCACACCGTGCTTGAGGTGGATCTGAACCGCTACCTGACCCCGCCCAAATCCTGGATCGTGCCGTTGATCCGGCCCAAGCTCGACACCAAGAAATCGCATGCCGACTACAAGAGCTTTTCCAAGGAGATTCGCAAACATCCCGTCACGCTCAGCTTCAAGGACAGCGAAGGCGACCGTGTAGCCTGCTATTTCCACACCGGTGGGACGACGGGCATGCCCAAAGTGGCGCAGCACCGCTATTCCGGCATGATCTACAACGGCTGGATCAGCGACACGCTGCTTTATACCGAAGAGGACAATGTCATCTGTCCTCTGCCGCTTTTCCACGTCTTTGCCTGCCACGTCATCCTGATGGGCGCCATCGCCTCGGGCGCGCATGTCGTCTTTCCCACGCCGCAGGGCTATCGGGGCGACGGTGTGTTCGACAATTTCTGGAAGCTGGTGGAGCGCTGGAAGATCACCTTCATCATCACCGTGCCCACTGCCATTTCGGCCAAGATGCAGCGCCCGGTGAATGCTGACGTGAGCAGCGTGAAAACCGCCTTCTCCGGCTCCGCCCCTCTGCCGGTCGAGCTGTTCCGCCGGTTTGAAGAGGCGACCGGTGTGACCATCGTGGAAGGCTATGGCCTGACCGAAGCGACCTGTCTTGTGTCCTGCAATCCCGTGGACGGGGAAAAGAAAATCGGCAGCATCGGCATCCCGTTCCCCTATACGGATGTGAAAATTTATAAGGCCACCAACGACGGACCCGTGCAGGCGGACGTTGATGAGATCGGTGAGATCTGCATCTCCAATCCGGGCGTGAACAACCCGCATACCTATACCGAGACCGACAAGAACAAAGAGCTCTACTATTACGGCGAATACCTTCGGACCGGGGATCTGGGTCGCGTCGATTCCGACGGATATCTGTGGATCACCGGGCGGGCCAAGGATCTGATTATTCGGGGCGGTCACAATATCGACCCCGCCGAGATCGAAGAAGCTTTGCTGGGCCATCCTGCCGTGGCCTTTGCCGGAGCGGTCGGTCAGCCCGATGCCCATTCGGGCGAGTTGCCCTGTGCCTTCGTCGAACTCGTGGATGGCGCCAGCACATCACCGGACGAGCTGATGGAATATTGCAAGACCCATATTCATGAGCGAGCGGCGTTGCCCAAACACATGGAGATACTGGATGAGCTGCCGAAGACGGCGGTCGGTAAGGTCTTCAAACCAGATCTGCGGAAAAGCGCGATCATCCGTGTGTACAACAAGGCACTTGAAGACAAGACCATTCAGGCCCGTGTCGTGTCGGTCGTCGACGACAAAAAGCGGGGTCTCGTGGCCCAATTGGAGCGCAACGGGGCGGATGAGGGCGAGGTCGCCAACGTGCTTGGCGCTTACACCCGTCCCTGGGAATGGGCCGCCTGACCGCGATGGATCAAGCCCGCGCTCCGCTCGATGCCGATCTTGAAGCCTATATCGAGCGGAGTGCCAGCTTCTACCCGGACGATGCCACGGACCTGAGCATTGCCGAACAGCGCCGCGTCTATGACCGTCTTTGTGAGGCGTTCCGTGTCTCTCGCCCCACCGGCGTGGCGGTAAGAGACCTGACAGCCGGTGGCGTGCCCTGCCGGCTCTACGAGGCCGGCGCGCCATTTGTGACGGTGATCTACTTTCATGGCGGTGGGTTTGTTCTGGGCGGGCTCGACAGCCACGACGACATCTGCGCCGAGATCGCGGCGATCACCGGCTACCGCGTCCTGTCTGTTGACTACCGGCTCGCGCCCGAACATGTGCACCCGGCCCCTTTTGAGGACGGTTTTGCCGTCCTACGCTGGGCGCTTGAGCGGTTCGACGGTCCGCTTGTCCTGGCCGGAGACAGCGCAGGCGGCAACATTGCCGCAGCACTTGCACATGCCAACCGCGACAAACGACAGCGGATCGTCGGGCAGCTTCTGATCTACCCCGGTCTGGGAGGGGATGCAGACCAAGGCTCCTACCTTGAAAACGCCGATGCGCCGGGTCTCACGCGGGCCGACATCGCTTACTACATGAAAATCCGGTGTGCCGGTGCGGTTCCCAAGGACGATCCGACCTTTGCACCACTCTCAGATCCAGATTTCTCTCGTCTGCCTCCCACCGTGATCTTTACCGCCGATTGTGACCCAATTCGTGACGATGGGCAGCACTACGCTGCCCGGATCACAGCGGCC encodes:
- a CDS encoding serine hydrolase is translated as MTAPSPQAVETLFHQAAEAHPHFALGCAFADASGHMTVLAKGPRRKGGDARVATDAHWHIGSITKSVTATLVMKLVERGLLDLDTPIEEVLTQDAGQMHADWRDCTLRHLLSHSAGIQANPSRRQLLAKSSGDLTRDRREVLASFWTQPMRGKPGTFTYSNLGYMLAGLATEEVTGQAWSALVKSEIAEPLGLTSLGFGAPTGAGDPWGHSSILGFKRAVDPMGDGVTDNPPWLGPAGTLHSALPDLLSWGQMHLRAASGQEIEGFISPESARIMQAEILESYGLGWVIQSGNETIGPTVWHNGSNTMWYALLILSPVHDLTLALTTNVYQATRMDALAREMMTALIESGAGKD
- a CDS encoding acyl-CoA synthetase, giving the protein MAFEGLTDKYSMEQEMPWEQRDVPATLYQMLSNTAARFPGHNAISYQIFSGPDDKAETLNWSQLKDQVTQAANMFRSLGIGENDVVAYVLPNCTETVLTLLGGATAGIVNPINPLLEPEQIGAILRETNAKIVVTLKAFPKTDVAEKTAEAVRHAPNVHTVLEVDLNRYLTPPKSWIVPLIRPKLDTKKSHADYKSFSKEIRKHPVTLSFKDSEGDRVACYFHTGGTTGMPKVAQHRYSGMIYNGWISDTLLYTEEDNVICPLPLFHVFACHVILMGAIASGAHVVFPTPQGYRGDGVFDNFWKLVERWKITFIITVPTAISAKMQRPVNADVSSVKTAFSGSAPLPVELFRRFEEATGVTIVEGYGLTEATCLVSCNPVDGEKKIGSIGIPFPYTDVKIYKATNDGPVQADVDEIGEICISNPGVNNPHTYTETDKNKELYYYGEYLRTGDLGRVDSDGYLWITGRAKDLIIRGGHNIDPAEIEEALLGHPAVAFAGAVGQPDAHSGELPCAFVELVDGASTSPDELMEYCKTHIHERAALPKHMEILDELPKTAVGKVFKPDLRKSAIIRVYNKALEDKTIQARVVSVVDDKKRGLVAQLERNGADEGEVANVLGAYTRPWEWAA
- a CDS encoding alpha/beta hydrolase gives rise to the protein MGRLTAMDQARAPLDADLEAYIERSASFYPDDATDLSIAEQRRVYDRLCEAFRVSRPTGVAVRDLTAGGVPCRLYEAGAPFVTVIYFHGGGFVLGGLDSHDDICAEIAAITGYRVLSVDYRLAPEHVHPAPFEDGFAVLRWALERFDGPLVLAGDSAGGNIAAALAHANRDKRQRIVGQLLIYPGLGGDADQGSYLENADAPGLTRADIAYYMKIRCAGAVPKDDPTFAPLSDPDFSRLPPTVIFTADCDPIRDDGQHYAARITAAGGRAHWINEPGLIHGYLRARHSVTRAGASFERILDALQCLGEEAWPF